A window from Cydia amplana chromosome 12, ilCydAmpl1.1, whole genome shotgun sequence encodes these proteins:
- the LOC134652987 gene encoding vitamin K epoxide reductase complex subunit 1-like protein 1 produces the protein MGVKGLDRAIISAAIVGILISTYALYVELSAEADPEYKAYCDLTEKVSCSKVLTSGFSKGFGLVAKGSQLELPNCIYGIIFYCLMIIMTTYDNMSVVRLQLLTAVMSVLTCIYLAYLLLFVLQDFCLVCISTYFVNGGIAALVYRKLKYVIKKCR, from the exons ATGGGTGTAAAAGGTTTAGACAGAGCTATCATATCGGCAGCGATAGTCGGCATCCTGATATCCACGTATGCCTTGTACGTGGAGCTGTCCGCCGAAGCAGACCCCGAGTATAAGGCCTACTGCGACCTCACTGAAAAAGTCAGCTGCTCGAAAGTTCTCACGTCTGG TTTCTCCAAAGGATTTGGCTTGGTGGCGAAAGGGTCTCAGTTAGAACTTCCGAATTGCATTTATGGAATTATTTTCTACTGCCTCATGATTATTATGA CTACGTACGACAACATGTCGGTGGTGCGACTACAGCTTTTAACTGCAGTGATGTCGGTTCTCACCTGCATCTACTTAGCCTACCTTTTATTATTCGTTCTACAAGATTTCTGCTTGGTTTGTATCTCCACTTACTTTGTAAATGGTGGCATAGCCGCATTAGTCTACAGGAAATTGAAATATGTCATTAAAAAATGCCGATAA